One segment of Peptococcaceae bacterium DNA contains the following:
- a CDS encoding HD domain-containing protein — translation MCLKDEYLIVHQENVAQIAWGIAKQVCPWLAKSVYIAGLNHDIGKIVVPDSILFKAGELSAEEWEVVRLHPVVSEELVTRIAMLFTLSDADWETVRLAIRFHHERWNGKGYPYGLKKSQIPVAARIIAVADSYHAMITDRAYRKGLSVQKALGEIERGAGVLYDPAVVDAAVEYIIKKEEDNALRIGYRPRIWLCEGAKPGQQSVYRPVPGGFGQEDVPGRDIRPQRGRQRLARES, via the coding sequence GTGTGTCTGAAGGACGAGTACCTGATAGTCCATCAGGAGAATGTAGCGCAGATCGCGTGGGGGATCGCAAAACAGGTATGCCCGTGGTTGGCCAAATCGGTCTACATTGCCGGCCTGAACCACGACATCGGGAAGATCGTGGTTCCAGACAGCATCCTTTTCAAGGCCGGGGAACTTTCGGCTGAGGAGTGGGAGGTCGTCAGACTGCACCCGGTCGTCAGCGAGGAACTGGTCACTCGAATCGCGATGCTGTTCACATTGAGCGACGCCGACTGGGAAACGGTACGACTTGCGATAAGATTCCACCACGAGCGCTGGAACGGGAAGGGCTACCCTTACGGCTTAAAGAAAAGCCAGATACCCGTTGCGGCCAGGATTATCGCGGTGGCGGATTCCTACCACGCGATGATCACCGACCGGGCGTACCGAAAGGGCCTGAGCGTACAGAAAGCCCTGGGCGAGATCGAGAGGGGGGCCGGGGTGCTGTACGACCCGGCCGTAGTCGATGCGGCCGTCGAATATATCATCAAGAAGGAGGAAGACAATGCTCTACGGATTGGCTATCGACCTCGGATTTGGTTATGTGAAGGGGCTAAACCAGGACAACAAAGCGTTTATCGCCCCGTCCCTGGTGGGTTCGGCCAGGAAGATGTACCTGGGCGAGATATTCGGCCCCAGCGGGGACGACAGAGACTTGCACGTGAGAGTTGA
- a CDS encoding ParM/StbA family protein, which produces MAPSLVGSARKMYLGEIFGPSGDDRDLHVRVESAGRSAEYFVGDLARRECRDVSQAFDTNKIFHPNTQVLLATAAGKLLPRENRKVHLVSGLPLEEFYRQKDEFQRYLENFDATVTFVKDGKDAYSKQVQFDQVTVFPQGAGAVYHAFRTHKPFFQKGYLIGLVDVGTKTTDVIVFETADRFVIRHQLSATLEIGTMALYQEILKMASEEVGSTLEDNRIPVIMANANAFYHRGRNYDLTGIIEDARASIAQAIRDRLSSLWGSEVDLFRVVFLGGGGSAELSGGLRDIHPATVLLENCQFANVYGFMHVHDMVNKKLLVTREPQLRVM; this is translated from the coding sequence ATCGCCCCGTCCCTGGTGGGTTCGGCCAGGAAGATGTACCTGGGCGAGATATTCGGCCCCAGCGGGGACGACAGAGACTTGCACGTGAGAGTTGAGAGCGCCGGAAGGTCGGCGGAATACTTCGTGGGCGACCTGGCCCGACGGGAGTGCCGGGACGTATCCCAGGCTTTCGACACCAACAAGATATTCCACCCGAATACCCAGGTTTTGCTGGCTACTGCCGCCGGGAAACTGCTGCCCCGGGAAAACCGCAAGGTCCACCTGGTGAGCGGCCTGCCGCTGGAGGAGTTCTACCGCCAGAAGGACGAATTCCAGAGATACCTGGAAAACTTCGACGCGACAGTCACCTTCGTCAAGGACGGCAAGGACGCATACAGCAAACAGGTTCAATTCGACCAGGTGACGGTATTCCCGCAGGGGGCTGGCGCGGTGTACCACGCCTTCAGGACGCACAAGCCGTTTTTCCAGAAGGGATACCTGATCGGCCTGGTCGATGTCGGGACGAAAACCACGGACGTGATCGTGTTCGAGACGGCTGACCGGTTCGTCATACGGCACCAGCTGAGCGCCACTTTGGAGATCGGGACGATGGCGCTTTACCAGGAGATACTGAAGATGGCCAGCGAGGAGGTCGGCTCAACGCTCGAAGACAACAGGATACCGGTTATCATGGCCAACGCCAATGCTTTCTACCACCGGGGCAGGAATTACGACCTGACCGGCATAATCGAGGACGCCCGCGCCAGTATCGCCCAGGCGATCAGGGACCGGCTTTCCAGTCTTTGGGGCTCAGAGGTCGACCTTTTCCGGGTGGTGTTCCTGGGCGGCGGAGGCAGCGCGGAATTGAGCGGCGGGCTGAGGGACATCCACCCTGCCACCGTGCTGTTGGAGAACTGCCAGTTCGCGAACGTGTACGGGTTCATGCACGTCCACGACATGGTGAACAAGAAGCTGCTGGTCACCAGGGAACCGCAGTTAAGGGTAATGTGA
- a CDS encoding helix-turn-helix domain-containing protein, with the protein MSHIGEKIKEARKSMGLSQREAARAISRRYGVRLNQPYLCLIEQGERTNYSAKLEHALKDFFNIDKPFFGDLGNDTDVQWLKELVSKKLQRAYINTLNAYNLLGDLMNLSKIPDPNVPGVPGATAVYENCVLKFTVPELLPRGRIYTAESRDHWMGLIIHAYSSLKMEVKMKHALCVVRTLTPQSEMWDNDNRAAVSHVINAIRHLGIVEDDTYENISLLQVGGVDNLYPRTEIYLLEKECPESLLKEAGIFPM; encoded by the coding sequence ATGTCACACATCGGAGAAAAAATCAAAGAGGCTAGAAAAAGCATGGGGTTGTCGCAAAGAGAGGCAGCCAGGGCAATAAGCAGGAGATACGGTGTCCGGCTAAACCAGCCGTACCTTTGTTTGATTGAGCAAGGAGAAAGAACCAACTACTCTGCCAAGCTGGAGCACGCGCTAAAAGACTTCTTCAATATAGACAAGCCTTTCTTCGGCGACTTGGGCAACGACACGGACGTTCAATGGCTCAAAGAGCTTGTGTCCAAAAAACTGCAACGCGCCTATATCAACACTTTGAACGCCTACAACCTGTTGGGCGATTTGATGAATTTGAGCAAGATTCCCGACCCGAACGTGCCGGGGGTTCCCGGAGCAACGGCGGTTTACGAGAACTGCGTGCTAAAGTTTACCGTGCCCGAGCTACTGCCTCGCGGCAGAATATACACCGCCGAGAGCAGGGACCACTGGATGGGACTGATTATCCACGCCTATTCCAGCCTGAAAATGGAGGTGAAGATGAAGCACGCGCTTTGCGTGGTTAGAACTCTTACCCCCCAAAGCGAGATGTGGGACAACGACAACCGGGCGGCCGTTAGCCACGTGATCAACGCCATCCGCCACCTGGGGATAGTTGAGGATGACACCTACGAGAACATCTCGCTGCTTCAGGTGGGAGGGGTGGACAACCTGTATCCGAGAACAGAGATTTACCTTCTGGAGAAGGAGTGCCCGGAATCTTTGCTCAAAGAGGCGGGGATTTTTCCCATGTAA
- a CDS encoding MarR family transcriptional regulator — MRTRQTTDAKKTSEKTKRVKLTERDRKLLEDILRLRTLTSKQIRRLYFNGTGSTGVNRISELKRAGLIRPSKVIRDGRKVDTCFFITPEGARAIGHDAVRAKKNQASVFKYKDEESSLKLQDYYIMRSEIYATLSPEWHWEDSREVKARLRMNRATPIAGVLRSGENAYAVYLLSKNPEDETLKKVQESVSFVRTARNLPKSIVLCENLETVDRIIEKYRPGQVYVMPFELGLKMLALNESPYSLLARVYGEHPILNTARRYAHYETVINGERFLVNELLYNNLETISALRYYTRDVYAGERLRLIALTEQSRLDYYARLFDRLNYPHFVWQTVDIEKLFEEKRRSMPS, encoded by the coding sequence ATGCGGACAAGGCAAACGACCGATGCGAAAAAAACCAGCGAAAAGACCAAGAGGGTGAAGCTGACCGAAAGAGACAGAAAACTGCTTGAAGACATCCTGCGTCTGCGGACGCTCACCTCCAAACAGATCAGGAGGCTGTACTTCAACGGCACTGGCTCAACCGGCGTCAACCGCATCTCCGAGCTAAAGCGGGCGGGCTTGATCAGGCCCAGCAAGGTGATCCGAGACGGCCGCAAGGTCGACACCTGTTTTTTCATCACCCCCGAGGGGGCGCGGGCCATCGGCCACGATGCCGTCCGGGCCAAAAAGAACCAGGCGAGCGTGTTCAAGTACAAAGACGAGGAAAGCTCCCTCAAGCTGCAGGACTACTACATCATGCGGAGCGAGATTTACGCGACCCTCTCCCCCGAGTGGCACTGGGAGGACAGCCGCGAGGTGAAAGCCAGGCTCAGGATGAACCGCGCCACCCCGATAGCGGGCGTTCTACGAAGCGGGGAAAACGCTTACGCCGTGTACCTCCTGTCCAAAAACCCCGAGGACGAGACCTTGAAAAAAGTCCAGGAGAGCGTCTCTTTTGTCCGCACGGCGAGGAACCTTCCCAAGTCTATAGTCCTCTGCGAGAACCTGGAGACCGTGGACAGGATCATCGAGAAGTACCGCCCCGGGCAGGTGTACGTCATGCCCTTCGAGCTGGGGCTGAAGATGCTGGCGCTGAACGAGTCGCCCTACTCCCTGCTGGCCAGAGTCTACGGCGAGCACCCGATATTAAACACCGCGCGGCGCTACGCCCACTACGAGACGGTCATTAACGGCGAGCGCTTTTTGGTCAACGAGCTGCTCTACAACAACCTGGAGACCATCTCGGCCCTGAGATACTACACCCGCGATGTTTACGCCGGCGAAAGGCTGCGGCTGATCGCGCTGACCGAACAGAGTCGGCTCGACTACTACGCCCGGCTGTTCGACCGGCTAAACTACCCCCACTTCGTCTGGCAGACGGTGGACATCGAAAAACTGTTCGAGGAAAAAAGGAGGTCGATGCCGTCTTGA
- a CDS encoding TraM recognition domain-containing protein, translated as MVGYIIKNTTPPENLDLEFCIDVKHKRPVILEGVYRYRNTLVVGPPGSGKTVTLKSHIFQDLNRIKDSLRAGRPMGLTVLEPKGDLVDEVAARCQELGIPFHYINPLSPFTAHFNPMMGPADICAESTRTVLKNIFGKQEAFFSINQELAARNTILLLKRLKGDDLDMLDVLKCLRDYEEMDRTVTGVETKCGEDDLTEFFRKELMGKNRDKYREFIIGLRVQLEDLCGSDLLRKILLGKNSIDLDKHLSEGGVLLVNTAMGRLGKLGDTLGKFFSMHLMNAVFRRPGTESDRPPHFLYVDEFPRYMNEGFEVLLNISRSYCCATTLAIQGFSQMEFSMNEAFRKVVLNSCQNKIFFGGMDHADAKLAEAEMGFRMTEVKEPTYDYRPLIPRIFPQRYSVREKKEPRYEYTQLMELPPHTFVYRIVQFGNLQEPSIGKSRYIKSETVFNPKPDTVPLTAGEPGRFF; from the coding sequence ATGGTGGGCTACATCATCAAGAACACCACGCCGCCCGAGAATCTTGACCTGGAGTTCTGCATCGACGTCAAACATAAGCGCCCGGTGATCCTTGAGGGAGTCTACCGCTACCGCAATACCCTGGTGGTCGGGCCTCCTGGTTCCGGCAAAACGGTAACGCTAAAGAGCCACATATTTCAGGACCTAAACCGGATAAAGGACTCCCTGCGGGCAGGCCGTCCGATGGGGCTGACTGTTTTGGAGCCTAAAGGCGACCTGGTGGACGAGGTGGCCGCCCGCTGTCAGGAGCTTGGGATACCGTTTCATTACATCAACCCGTTAAGCCCCTTCACCGCGCATTTCAACCCGATGATGGGGCCGGCCGACATCTGCGCCGAGTCCACGCGGACGGTTTTAAAGAACATCTTCGGCAAACAGGAGGCGTTCTTCTCCATCAACCAGGAGCTTGCCGCCCGCAACACCATACTGCTCTTGAAAAGGCTGAAAGGCGACGACCTGGACATGCTGGACGTCTTAAAGTGCCTGCGCGACTACGAGGAGATGGACAGGACCGTGACCGGGGTAGAGACCAAGTGCGGCGAGGACGACTTGACCGAATTCTTCAGGAAAGAGTTGATGGGCAAGAACCGGGACAAGTACCGCGAGTTCATTATCGGCCTGCGGGTGCAGCTTGAAGATCTTTGCGGCAGCGATCTGCTGCGGAAAATCCTCCTGGGCAAAAACTCCATCGACTTGGACAAGCACCTCTCCGAGGGCGGGGTACTTTTGGTCAATACCGCTATGGGCCGCCTGGGGAAACTGGGCGACACCCTGGGGAAATTTTTCTCCATGCACCTGATGAACGCCGTCTTCCGCCGCCCGGGAACCGAGAGCGACCGGCCGCCCCACTTCCTGTACGTGGACGAATTCCCGCGCTACATGAACGAGGGGTTCGAGGTGCTGTTAAACATCTCGCGAAGCTACTGCTGCGCTACCACCTTGGCGATCCAGGGTTTTTCCCAGATGGAGTTCAGCATGAACGAAGCCTTCAGGAAGGTCGTGCTAAACAGCTGCCAGAACAAGATATTCTTCGGCGGTATGGACCACGCGGACGCGAAGCTGGCCGAGGCCGAAATGGGCTTTAGGATGACCGAGGTCAAGGAGCCCACCTACGACTACCGCCCGCTGATACCCCGGATTTTCCCGCAGCGCTACAGCGTCAGGGAGAAGAAGGAGCCGAGGTACGAATATACCCAGCTGATGGAGCTGCCGCCGCACACGTTTGTCTACCGGATAGTTCAGTTCGGCAACCTCCAGGAACCCAGCATTGGGAAGTCGAGGTACATAAAGAGCGAAACCGTGTTCAACCCGAAACCCGATACGGTGCCTCTGACAGCCGGGGAACCCGGGAGGTTCTTCTAA
- a CDS encoding topoisomerase C-terminal repeat-containing protein gives MIKAKCPFCNENVSNLPVFYLCEGCGKTKIGKLFCGKPITPDIVEELLTNGRTGILDGFVSKACKRYKAILALKDGKLKLEYLSPVQKEFRIRVESGSFGVALVSVENCFSEFVDYGDVPPRMAEMLGVQTAVNFIWYQVSNVAKTSLHISLSDDCGRLYLSGAREPSRKDHKRALGCLKDSLKRFDAFSLEVYRDSARRSELEKHYRNREFPRGIFPWVEPKIRLAENEVFVTLPDSPDVLCQFKASFNDCRKVGNCEFSIPINKKNTLHAWLYKVRGELKAERSGYVVSY, from the coding sequence ATGATTAAGGCCAAATGCCCTTTCTGTAATGAAAATGTGAGCAATCTGCCCGTGTTCTACCTGTGCGAGGGCTGTGGAAAAACGAAGATTGGCAAGCTATTCTGCGGTAAGCCGATAACCCCGGATATAGTCGAGGAGCTGCTGACCAACGGGCGCACCGGCATCCTGGACGGGTTCGTCAGCAAAGCCTGTAAGCGGTACAAGGCAATACTGGCCTTAAAGGACGGCAAATTGAAACTGGAGTATCTGTCTCCGGTACAGAAAGAATTTCGCATCCGCGTGGAGTCGGGTTCGTTCGGCGTCGCGTTGGTGTCGGTCGAGAACTGTTTCAGTGAGTTTGTCGACTACGGCGATGTGCCGCCCCGCATGGCCGAGATGCTGGGGGTTCAAACCGCGGTAAACTTTATATGGTATCAGGTTTCCAACGTGGCAAAGACATCCCTGCATATCTCGCTGAGCGACGATTGCGGCCGCCTTTACCTGTCGGGAGCGAGAGAGCCTAGCCGGAAGGACCACAAAAGAGCCTTGGGGTGCCTCAAGGATTCCCTGAAGCGTTTCGACGCCTTCAGTCTGGAGGTATACCGCGATTCAGCGAGACGCTCCGAGCTTGAAAAGCATTATCGGAACCGGGAGTTTCCACGGGGGATATTTCCGTGGGTCGAGCCAAAAATCAGGCTGGCCGAAAACGAGGTCTTTGTAACGCTTCCCGATTCTCCGGACGTGCTTTGCCAGTTTAAAGCGTCCTTCAACGACTGCCGGAAAGTGGGTAATTGCGAGTTTTCGATTCCCATAAACAAAAAGAATACTCTCCACGCCTGGCTCTACAAGGTCCGGGGCGAACTAAAGGCCGAAAGGAGTGGTTACGTTGTATCTTATTGA
- a CDS encoding M48 family metalloprotease: MYLIEILLNWAILFVICGADSSAVLPSALIMAAFVGAGFTPIGEYFFRLAAGGRPMTKDEKARIAPVVESVLGKLNLNWVPEFWASDHPYPNGLATGRRTIVLTRPLVNDASPDELAGVIAHEIGHIRNGDTRWKVAAYMANAVGLVSAWLLTAAVAVAGFFASLAGFEALEGTSRGSGLSFMFIVGFFAMLAVWFLRALISFLKWLSRLGMLAADRGNEFRADRFAAESGYGAGLVSFLSRTAQPAHEGFWSNVYATHPPAAQRIEKIKQIVEGR; encoded by the coding sequence TTGTATCTTATTGAGATACTCCTCAACTGGGCCATTCTTTTCGTGATCTGCGGGGCCGACTCCAGCGCCGTCCTTCCGTCCGCGCTGATCATGGCCGCCTTCGTGGGGGCCGGTTTCACCCCCATCGGCGAATACTTCTTCCGTTTAGCCGCTGGCGGCCGCCCGATGACCAAAGACGAGAAGGCCCGTATAGCGCCCGTTGTCGAATCGGTTCTCGGCAAGCTGAATCTCAACTGGGTTCCCGAGTTCTGGGCGAGCGACCACCCGTACCCCAACGGCCTGGCCACCGGCCGGCGCACGATAGTCCTCACCAGGCCGCTTGTGAACGACGCTTCTCCCGACGAGCTGGCGGGGGTGATAGCCCACGAGATCGGCCACATCCGAAACGGGGACACCAGGTGGAAGGTGGCGGCTTACATGGCCAATGCCGTGGGTCTGGTTTCCGCCTGGCTGCTCACCGCGGCCGTGGCCGTGGCCGGGTTCTTCGCTTCCCTGGCCGGTTTCGAGGCCCTCGAAGGCACCAGCCGGGGTAGCGGCTTAAGTTTCATGTTCATCGTCGGGTTCTTCGCTATGCTTGCGGTGTGGTTTCTGCGGGCGCTCATAAGTTTCCTGAAGTGGCTTTCCCGGCTGGGGATGCTGGCCGCCGATCGGGGGAACGAGTTTCGCGCCGACCGGTTCGCCGCCGAGTCGGGGTACGGGGCTGGCCTGGTTTCGTTCCTGTCCCGCACCGCCCAGCCGGCGCATGAAGGTTTCTGGTCGAACGTCTACGCCACCCACCCGCCCGCGGCGCAGCGGATAGAGAAAATCAAGCAGATCGTCGAAGGGAGGTAA
- a CDS encoding replication-relaxation family protein, which translates to MIRDDDAQVLFRPRPQLTQREAERGMALLGERDYRLLSFLRRHRFMTRYQAERLFFDSPVQSKRRLKFLDKIRAINRLAVKCSTYFPPVYMLDITGARLVGLRNCWADVQDVNAICKYLQLTEIYIMLSPGIVSYRVRPRFNTHKGFYMPMAEFDYAGVGGRERKLIVDILRPGDDDLDRKLGHLCALLDEPSSHFEEFPAFVLNCCDERQIRVAARCLYEHARKVAFTTDDLLYEGDLNKAFLMWNGGNIEPIPDQEFFLPKKNSTNRVLTDS; encoded by the coding sequence GTGATCCGCGACGACGACGCGCAGGTGCTGTTCCGTCCGCGCCCGCAGCTGACCCAGCGCGAGGCGGAACGCGGGATGGCCCTTTTGGGGGAGAGGGACTATCGCCTGCTTTCTTTTCTCCGCCGACACCGTTTTATGACCAGGTATCAAGCCGAGAGGCTGTTTTTTGATTCCCCGGTGCAGAGCAAGCGGAGGTTGAAATTCCTGGACAAGATCAGGGCGATAAACCGCCTGGCGGTGAAGTGTTCCACTTATTTCCCGCCCGTTTACATGCTGGATATTACTGGTGCCCGTTTGGTTGGCCTGAGAAACTGTTGGGCGGACGTGCAGGACGTAAACGCGATCTGCAAATACCTCCAGCTGACGGAAATCTACATCATGCTCTCTCCGGGAATAGTATCCTATCGCGTCCGGCCGAGGTTTAACACCCATAAGGGATTTTATATGCCGATGGCCGAGTTCGATTACGCCGGGGTGGGAGGCCGCGAAAGGAAGCTGATAGTCGATATTCTAAGACCCGGCGATGACGACCTGGACCGCAAGCTCGGCCACCTCTGCGCCCTGCTCGACGAACCTTCGTCGCACTTCGAGGAGTTCCCCGCGTTCGTTTTGAACTGCTGCGACGAGCGCCAGATCAGGGTTGCTGCGCGGTGTCTCTACGAACACGCCAGGAAGGTCGCCTTCACCACCGACGACCTCCTCTATGAGGGAGACTTGAATAAAGCCTTTCTCATGTGGAACGGGGGGAACATCGAGCCGATACCAGACCAGGAATTCTTCCTTCCCAAGAAAAATTCCACGAATAGGGTATTGACAGATTCCTAG
- a CDS encoding MoxR family ATPase has product MPELVKILSGNSIKKADEDFASGKVTGVGINADPMYYVIEYVSSSGENRLLKYIPGEIPRVEHFCEALKNPSTTCRHLAYGYMVEKHLEGKPPNQVISVAQEPSGLTYTQDISPRTIRRPGDFKKAVFAGAKSEPKEPEKPVKPEKPVKPAMLYFDFTDPDIFDVYEYLKREGIPGEIISKVLANRRKDCPPKPERLYRGRQTVQFGLVAALLQKNIVFWGHKSTGKDTLVSTLCWCLGAVPLMISGYSEIAGKDDLLYSREAEGKGDGSFKTYRELGVLPRAMMEGRILVINEAAAIKPEVLVSINPATDSRRSIYIPGHGTIKARDGFMVIYLTNTGYEGLFGTNESTFDRTVAWETTYDPEALKEILDEMLPEDKVLVKQLCKVFGDLMEAVGNRRLDSSRGISFRGIIDAVDLYIMSGGAIPIEVCLRAGISNKILESKELSEDRKTIDDLIDGVFKEKGGD; this is encoded by the coding sequence ATGCCCGAACTCGTAAAAATACTGAGCGGCAACAGCATTAAGAAGGCAGACGAGGATTTCGCGAGCGGCAAGGTGACCGGTGTGGGAATAAACGCCGACCCCATGTACTACGTCATCGAGTACGTGAGCAGCTCGGGCGAAAACCGGCTCCTGAAGTATATCCCCGGGGAAATCCCCCGCGTGGAGCACTTCTGCGAGGCGCTGAAAAACCCGTCCACGACCTGCCGCCATCTGGCCTACGGCTACATGGTGGAGAAACACCTGGAGGGTAAGCCCCCGAATCAGGTCATCTCGGTCGCCCAGGAGCCTTCTGGTCTGACCTACACCCAGGATATATCTCCGCGGACCATCCGGCGACCTGGCGACTTCAAGAAGGCCGTGTTCGCCGGGGCCAAAAGCGAACCGAAAGAACCCGAGAAACCCGTGAAGCCCGAGAAACCCGTGAAACCCGCAATGCTGTATTTCGACTTCACCGACCCCGACATCTTCGATGTCTACGAATACTTAAAGCGCGAGGGTATACCCGGGGAAATCATCTCGAAGGTGCTGGCCAACCGGAGAAAGGACTGTCCTCCGAAGCCCGAGCGGCTCTACCGCGGCCGCCAGACCGTCCAGTTCGGCCTGGTGGCGGCGCTGCTCCAGAAGAACATCGTTTTCTGGGGGCACAAGAGCACTGGTAAAGATACCCTCGTGAGCACTCTCTGCTGGTGTCTCGGGGCCGTTCCGCTGATGATCTCCGGCTACTCGGAGATCGCGGGCAAGGACGACCTTTTGTACTCCAGGGAGGCCGAGGGGAAGGGCGACGGGTCCTTCAAGACCTACCGGGAACTGGGCGTTCTGCCCCGGGCGATGATGGAGGGAAGAATTCTCGTCATCAACGAGGCCGCCGCCATCAAGCCGGAGGTGCTGGTCAGCATAAACCCGGCCACCGACAGCCGGCGCTCCATCTACATCCCGGGGCACGGGACGATAAAAGCCAGAGACGGGTTCATGGTGATCTACCTGACCAACACCGGGTACGAGGGCCTTTTTGGGACCAACGAGTCCACCTTCGACCGCACGGTGGCCTGGGAGACCACCTACGACCCCGAAGCGTTAAAAGAAATTCTCGACGAGATGCTCCCCGAGGACAAGGTTCTCGTGAAACAGTTATGCAAGGTGTTCGGCGACCTCATGGAAGCGGTCGGGAACCGGCGGCTCGACAGTTCCCGGGGGATTTCCTTCCGCGGCATCATCGACGCCGTAGACCTGTATATAATGAGCGGCGGTGCGATCCCAATCGAGGTTTGCCTCCGCGCCGGGATTTCCAACAAAATCCTGGAGTCGAAGGAGCTTTCCGAGGACCGAAAGACCATCGACGACTTGATCGACGGGGTCTTTAAGGAAAAGGGCGGTGATTGA